From the genome of Uranotaenia lowii strain MFRU-FL chromosome 1, ASM2978415v1, whole genome shotgun sequence, one region includes:
- the LOC129739529 gene encoding uncharacterized protein LOC129739529 has translation MAIHSFALQSANEAFHYTSTGIAEDQRKNQRDASDSRHPRYRSRHGSNHPTNIQFCQATRGAESASSICSASHPSTSHSIPAYHQSPRANRRRSATSSFDQPRAGVRGLRYIDHAVLSIWCSVGFS, from the exons ATGGCCATACATAGTTTCGCCCTACAATCAGCTAACGAGGCCTTCCACTATACGTCAACCGGAATTGCCGAAGATCAGCGGAAGAACCAACGGGACGCCAGCGACAGCCGCCACCCACGCTATCGTTCACGCCACGGTTCAAACCATCCGACCAACATCCAATTCTGCCAAGCTACCAGGGGAGCAGAATCAGCCAGCAGCATTTGTTCTGCCAGCCATCCGTCTACGTCACACTCCATCCCAGCTTACCATCAATCACCGAGAGCGAATCGCCGCCGGTCGGCTACGTCATCGTTCGATCAGCCGAGAGCCGGAGTC CGCGGACTGCGATACATCGACCACGCTGTACTCTCTATATGGTGCAGCGTGGGGTTTTCTTAG